The genomic stretch TCTTGAAATAGGAGACTCATCAGAAGTTGACACAATTAAAACACTTCTATTAAAACATCCATTTCCAAGCTCATATTTAATAAACTCATTAAGTTCACGACCCCTCTCCCCAATAAATGCAATGACATTAACATCTGCTTTTGAATTCTTAGCAATCATACCAAGCAAAGTAGACTTGCCAACACCAGCACCTGAAAAAATACCTACACGTTGTCCCCGTGCCACTGGCAAAAATCCATCAAGAACTCTAACCCCAGTAACTATTTGCTCAGTAAAAACACCTCTATCTAAGGGATTAATACTACTAAAACTTAATTCTTTATAATTATTACCAAAAAACGGACCTTTGTTATCAATAGGCCTCCCAAGCGAATCAATCACCCTTCCAAGTAATTCATCACTAAGATTAATTTGAGGTTTCTTATTTAAGGAATAAACTTTATCTCCAACCTCAACCCCATCAAATCCTTCATAAGCCATAAGACTCACACAAGATCCATTAAAACCTAAAACTTCCGCATATATTTTTTTTCCACAACTCTGCTCAATTAAACATAAATCACCAATACCACATTTTGGACCTAAACTTTCCAGCAAAAGTCCTTTAATTTTTTTTACCCTACCAATAAGAGATATAGTATGAATATCATCTAATATATTTGAATAACCTTCAAAAAAATTATCCATCAAAATTCCTCAGTAGCTAGAATATAGAAGAAAAATTTTTAAATCTCTCCTCTATCCTATCAAGTTGAGATGAAATTCGTGCATCTATCTCACCAAAATCAGTCTCAATAATACATCCACCCTTTCCTATATTAACGTCCTCAACAATTTCAAGATTTTCTATAAAATCAAATTTAGAAATAAATTCATGTTTTTGATGACTTACAACATCTATATCATCGAGATTCACACGAATAATAATACTAGTTTTACTTTTTATTTTTTTTAAAGCCTCATTTACATTTTCTATAACAACACCTTTTTGAGAATCTATGATTTTTTTAACCACTTTAACTGCAATTTGCATTACAAGATTCATTATGTGTTCACCTGAGGACTCAAGAATTTCCTTTCTTTTTGCAATCAAAGAAGATATAATACCATTCAATTTCCCAAGTATTTTATCAAAATCTTCACGTCCCTTTTGAAATCCATCATCATATCCTTCATTTCTCCCTTTTTCAGTCTCAATTTCAAGTTCTCTCTTTAATTTTTCTTCATGTTCTTTAATTATCCTTTGAATTTCCAAATTAGATTCTCTCTCAATTGCTCCTTTTTTATCTTCAGCCTCTTTTTGTAAACTTTCAGCTTTCTCATTAGCCAAACTCACTATTTCATTAGCCTGTTCCCTAGCTTTCTCAAGAATTTTAGAACATTCAGCATCAATTTCTGCCTTAATAAGTTCATGTTCATGTTCAAGTTCTTCTTGTAGTTTTGCCTTTTGACTCATTAAAGTTTCAAGCTCATTACGAAGCTTAACACTACGACTCTCTACATCAAAAATTTCATTTTCTTTTCTCTTAACTTCTAATGATTTAAAGAGAGGATTTGCAATTTCAACAAACTCTAACTTTACTGCATTTACAATTTCTTTTGATTTATATAAAACCTTAGGCAAATACAACTCCTTTATTAGATAAGCACATCTTCCTCACCACCTCTAGAAATTACTATTTCACCCTGCTCTTCTAATTTTCTAATAAGAGAGACAATTTTTTGTTGAGCTTCCTCAACATCTTTACGTCTAGTGGGACCCAAAAATTCCATATCTTCTTTAAGCATTCCAGCGGCTCTCTTAGACATATTCTTGAAAATTTTTTCTTGTACAGGAATATCAACTGATTTTAAAGCTTTTGCCAATTCCTGACCATCGATTTCCCTTAAAATACGCTGTATTGATCTGTCATCAAGAAGCACAATATCTTCAAATACAAACATTTTCTTCTTAATTTCTTCTGCAAGCTCAGGATCTTCTTCTTCAAGAGATTCAATAATAAATTTCTCTGTTTTA from Borrelia duttonii Ly encodes the following:
- a CDS encoding FliI/YscN family ATPase; amino-acid sequence: MDNFFEGYSNILDDIHTISLIGRVKKIKGLLLESLGPKCGIGDLCLIEQSCGKKIYAEVLGFNGSCVSLMAYEGFDGVEVGDKVYSLNKKPQINLSDELLGRVIDSLGRPIDNKGPFFGNNYKELSFSSINPLDRGVFTEQIVTGVRVLDGFLPVARGQRVGIFSGAGVGKSTLLGMIAKNSKADVNVIAFIGERGRELNEFIKYELGNGCFNRSVLIVSTSDESPISRYKGAYTATLVAEYFRDCGMDVMLLFDSITRFANAKREISLSMGEPPATKGYPPSVFVEIPILLERSGLNAKGSITGFYTVLVEGDDFSEPISDNMKAVLDGHIILDRDLSDKGIYPSVNILNSTSRSLHRIVNFEKQKLISKIRNLLSIYKSYEDLIKTGIYVKGSNKEVDLAIAKYPKIIDFLSQGMQEECDFENLDNEMREILA
- the fliH gene encoding flagellar assembly protein FliH — protein: MPKVLYKSKEIVNAVKLEFVEIANPLFKSLEVKRKENEIFDVESRSVKLRNELETLMSQKAKLQEELEHEHELIKAEIDAECSKILEKAREQANEIVSLANEKAESLQKEAEDKKGAIERESNLEIQRIIKEHEEKLKRELEIETEKGRNEGYDDGFQKGREDFDKILGKLNGIISSLIAKRKEILESSGEHIMNLVMQIAVKVVKKIIDSQKGVVIENVNEALKKIKSKTSIIIRVNLDDIDVVSHQKHEFISKFDFIENLEIVEDVNIGKGGCIIETDFGEIDARISSQLDRIEERFKNFSSIF